The genomic stretch TTACCGGGAACGGTATTGGGTGGACGCTATGCCGACAAAGTCGGGCGTAAAAAAGTCCTGATTTGGTCAGTCGCAATATTTGCAGTATTTACGCTCATGACCGTTTGGGTCAACTCCTTCTATAGCTTACTTGCCGTGCGTTTTTTGGCTGGCGTTGGCATGGGCGCAGCTTTACCTAATTTGATTACTTTGGCTTCAGAAGCCACGACAGCTGAAAACCGAGGTCGAGCAGTTGGCTTGATGTATTGCGGTATGCCAGTTGGTGCCTTGTTGTTGTCAACATGGTCTGCTTTTGATCAAAGCGGTGACTGGAAAACCGTATTCTATTTAGGCGGTATCTTGCCATTATTGGCGATTCCTTTAATGATTTATTGCCTCCCGGAATCGAAAGAATACCTACAGTCCGTTAAAGACAAAGTTGCCAATAAAGTAAAAGAAGCCGGTTTTAAAGTAATTTTCAGTGCACCGTATATTGCTCGCACTTTATTACTTTGGGTGAGCTATTTCTTCACCTTAATGGTGGTTTATATTATGTTGAGCTGGTTGCCTTCATTATTTATGGAATTGGGCTTCAGTCGTCAACAAGGCAGTATGGCGCAAGTATTCTTTATGATCGGTGCTTTCTTTGGAACCGTTATACTTGGAATACTCATTGATCGCTGGAA from Acinetobacter pullicarnis encodes the following:
- the mhpT gene encoding 3-(3-hydroxy-phenyl)propionate transporter MhpT, which encodes MDHQIKDQKNTSPITVLICFIIAVIEGADLQAAGIAASGIKQYFALSPEQLGIFFSAGILGLLPGTVLGGRYADKVGRKKVLIWSVAIFAVFTLMTVWVNSFYSLLAVRFLAGVGMGAALPNLITLASEATTAENRGRAVGLMYCGMPVGALLLSTWSAFDQSGDWKTVFYLGGILPLLAIPLMIYCLPESKEYLQSVKDKVANKVKEAGFKVIFSAPYIARTLLLWVSYFFTLMVVYIMLSWLPSLFMELGFSRQQGSMAQVFFMIGAFFGTVILGILIDRWNKVLVIGMMYLGILAGLLCLNAATTLTTIYMAAALTGTFTIGGQGVLYAYGSFVYPAHLRGTGVGAASAVGRVGAMLGPTVAGMIIASGAGASGVFTAAIPGIVLAAIIMMLLSRKLEKPQQLNPANQAVSS